Proteins encoded together in one Janthinobacterium tructae window:
- a CDS encoding NF038129 family PEP-CTERM protein yields MFATTLNRTLRHAVLAALLAGSSSLALADPLSYHVEIDTSQFSGAGFLDFSFIAGNSPAPGASAILSNFSGAFGALESQEGSVSGSLPGTLTFGNSGAYNDWFHNVTLGGKFGFNIVFGGDFLNTAGSAGTTFGVGLLDYTGIAYLGNANGSVLQFELTPLNGGLPASIAGSTYASIASISAVPEASEWMMLTGGLALIGFALRRRQPVTRT; encoded by the coding sequence ATGTTTGCAACGACACTCAACCGTACCTTGCGCCACGCGGTGCTGGCCGCCTTGCTTGCTGGCAGCTCCAGTCTGGCGCTGGCTGACCCGCTCAGTTACCACGTGGAAATCGACACCAGCCAGTTTTCCGGCGCCGGCTTCCTCGACTTTTCCTTTATCGCCGGCAACAGCCCCGCGCCGGGCGCCAGTGCCATCTTGAGCAACTTCTCGGGCGCTTTCGGCGCGCTCGAATCGCAGGAAGGCAGCGTCAGCGGCAGCCTGCCCGGTACCTTGACCTTCGGCAATAGCGGAGCGTATAACGACTGGTTTCACAACGTGACCCTGGGCGGCAAGTTCGGTTTCAATATCGTCTTTGGCGGCGACTTTCTGAACACGGCCGGCAGCGCGGGCACAACGTTTGGCGTGGGCTTGCTCGACTACACCGGCATAGCTTACCTCGGCAACGCGAATGGCAGTGTGCTGCAATTCGAACTGACGCCGCTCAACGGCGGTTTGCCCGCCAGCATCGCCGGCAGCACGTATGCGAGCATCGCGTCCATATCGGCCGTGCCGGAAGCGTCTGAATGGATGATGCTCACGGGCGGCCTGGCACTGATCGGATTTGCCCTGCGCCGTCGCCAGCCTGTCACCCGCACCTAG
- a CDS encoding protease inhibitor I9 family protein: MSTFRLSIAILAGMASIHALPAAAQAAAARLSYLVQLRAPPLASQADGVHGLDTHSDAARRYTAQLEAQQRAVLALVPDAPVQYRYTVTFNGFAAMLTPAEVARLKASPDVARVSPGTVEHMQDGGGNGKVQTRPQDQR; the protein is encoded by the coding sequence ATGTCCACATTTCGCCTCAGCATTGCCATCCTGGCCGGCATGGCCAGCATCCATGCACTGCCTGCCGCGGCGCAGGCCGCTGCGGCGCGGCTGTCCTATCTGGTGCAGTTGCGCGCCCCGCCGCTGGCCTCACAAGCGGATGGCGTGCATGGGCTCGATACGCACAGCGACGCCGCGCGGCGCTACACGGCCCAGTTGGAAGCGCAGCAGCGCGCAGTGCTGGCGCTGGTACCCGATGCCCCCGTGCAATACCGCTACACGGTGACTTTCAACGGCTTTGCCGCCATGCTGACACCAGCCGAAGTGGCGCGCCTGAAAGCGAGCCCGGACGTGGCAAGGGTGTCGCCCGGCACCGTCGAACACATGCAAGATGGTGGCGGCAATGGCAAGGTGCAGACCAGGCCGCAGGACCAGCGCTAA
- a CDS encoding winged helix-turn-helix domain-containing protein: protein MPGHILVLDPAPAMQALLVHNLAGAGYRVSCALDARGALALLAADPPEVLLLEWELPDASGIALLRQVRQDGVLCDLPIIMLSARDSEQDKVLALESGADDYLCKPVGPREMLARVHALLRRRAPSALRAGAGTAALRLDPHTLRVTAGNVPVSLGRVEFKLLHFLMDHPDRVYSRAQLLDQVWGHAAYLDERTVDAHVGRLRQALLPGGCGHRIETVRGSGYRYLALDTAVCA, encoded by the coding sequence ATGCCTGGCCATATTCTGGTGCTGGACCCTGCGCCCGCCATGCAGGCGCTGCTGGTGCATAACCTCGCTGGCGCCGGCTACCGGGTCAGCTGCGCCCTGGATGCGCGCGGTGCGCTGGCGCTGCTGGCAGCCGATCCGCCCGAGGTGCTGCTGCTGGAATGGGAATTGCCGGACGCGTCCGGTATCGCGCTGCTGCGCCAGGTGCGCCAGGACGGCGTACTGTGCGACTTGCCCATCATCATGCTCAGCGCGCGCGACAGCGAACAGGATAAGGTACTGGCGCTGGAAAGCGGCGCCGACGATTATCTGTGTAAACCTGTCGGCCCCCGTGAAATGCTGGCCCGCGTGCACGCGCTGCTGCGCCGCCGCGCGCCATCGGCCTTGCGCGCAGGCGCAGGCACTGCAGCGCTGAGGCTCGACCCGCACACCCTGCGTGTGACGGCCGGTAACGTGCCCGTCAGCCTGGGGCGCGTGGAATTCAAGCTGCTGCATTTCCTCATGGATCATCCGGACAGGGTGTATAGCCGCGCGCAACTGCTGGACCAGGTGTGGGGCCATGCCGCCTATCTCGACGAACGCACGGTCGACGCCCATGTGGGACGCTTGCGCCAGGCTTTGCTGCCGGGCGGCTGCGGCCACCGTATCGAAACCGTGCGCGGCAGCGGCTACCGCTATCTGGCGCTTGATACCGCCGTGTGCGCATGA
- a CDS encoding PEP-CTERM sorting domain-containing protein produces MLKRVTPFHPRTLVLSVTLMLCSGLLHAQNHEPQDDSKCQATSNDNLAGKNADMNGAYNACRLVNGKIGYASRPNTGNSENPAFEKDNSTPSLRKPQFDNSNHQLSNPYGESNATASSGSGRRLQSHDTPRFGARDFIAQQEDENLLPEAGGYRGGRPAARTPPEYASLVRSTPEAGLDSGFSESGAGGGGAGGGLDSGGSGAIPNIPTIPAVPEPANYAMVIAGLALMGLAARRKRAKKTH; encoded by the coding sequence ATGTTAAAACGTGTAACCCCATTCCATCCCCGCACCCTTGTACTCAGCGTGACTTTGATGCTGTGCAGCGGCTTGCTGCATGCACAAAACCATGAACCGCAGGACGATAGCAAGTGTCAAGCCACCAGCAACGACAATCTGGCAGGCAAGAATGCCGACATGAATGGCGCGTATAATGCGTGCCGCCTGGTAAATGGAAAGATCGGCTACGCCAGCCGTCCGAACACGGGCAACAGCGAAAACCCGGCCTTCGAGAAAGACAATTCGACCCCCAGCCTGCGCAAACCACAATTTGACAATAGCAATCACCAGCTGAGCAATCCGTATGGCGAGAGCAATGCGACCGCCAGCAGCGGCAGCGGCCGGCGGCTGCAGAGCCACGACACGCCGAGATTCGGGGCACGTGATTTTATTGCCCAACAAGAAGATGAAAACCTGTTGCCTGAAGCGGGTGGCTATCGCGGAGGCCGACCTGCCGCCAGGACTCCCCCCGAATATGCCTCGCTGGTGCGCAGCACGCCCGAAGCCGGCCTCGATAGCGGCTTTTCAGAGAGTGGTGCGGGGGGCGGCGGCGCGGGGGGCGGCCTCGATAGTGGAGGCAGCGGCGCCATCCCGAACATCCCGACGATTCCTGCCGTTCCAGAACCAGCAAACTACGCCATGGTCATTGCAGGGCTCGCACTGATGGGGCTAGCGGCACGCCGGAAACGCGCAAAAAAGACGCATTAA
- a CDS encoding ExeM/NucH family extracellular endonuclease → MHTSFSPLRTPLRLTVMAAVLASLSLPTVALAASDIVISQVYGGGGNNGALYRNDFIEIFNRGSSPVNLSNWSVQYGAAGGTSWAVTALPAIDLQAGQYLLVQQAKGTGGTQDLPTPDATGTLTMSGTTGKVLLSNSKTAQVGAAPTGAAVVDLVGFGTANGFEGSVAPAPSNSVAILRANGGCVDTDDNGADFASGSVTPRNTASPLNVCGGPVVHKIITSCPASLALAVGNGGNAVLRASDVDGIVNAAILSSPAVAGISLASFSAAGVAGDSASVSLLVAAGVPVGNYPVIVSFSNDQQQTASCKVDVAVQGLAAISHTIPQIQGSGAASPYANSVQTSEGVVTLKVGTGFFIQDAAGDGDPSTSDGIFVYTGNTVTTVQPGELVRVTGTVFEYTPTGAKNSYTELKDVTAILTQSAGHSIVPTNVTLPNDNLAAVEGMLVRFTQPLTVSQNAYLGARGELTLSAGRREVPTNRYPAGSNEAQALIAANANNLIVLDDGIFVTPPTIPYIGQDNTVRSGDTVADLTGVVDFGAIGGGGAAYKLQPTQAPQFSRDNPRAASPELPAGNVKVASANVLNFFTTFTNGSNVFGQTGQGCTLGTSTSKSNCRGADNLAEFVRQRDKIVAELKAIDADVVGLMEIQNNGETAVTYLVEQLNAAIGGMSYAVVPKPAATGTDAIRVAMIYKPAKLGLVGGALSDANAINNRPPMAQTFRAGNGEKFSLIVNHLKSKGSCPSGGPDADNNDSQSCWNATRVQQAQRLVGSFVPQVAAAAGDADVLVIGDLNSYGAEDPIQVITGAGFVNELERFVRPSGMPYSYVFGGQSGYLDHALASAALSPQVAGVAEWHVNADEPEVIDYNIDAAKPQDLYSALPYRASDHDPVVVSLDLQPAYRDITAAVRQASSGLTVNRATQKYTGTFSFTNTGTSTLNGPFQVVFGGLPAGVTLANATGSHAGAAFVSVNAASLAPGATASFAVSFSNPSKVTINYSASIYAGNF, encoded by the coding sequence ATGCACACCTCGTTTTCCCCCTTGCGCACGCCGCTGCGCCTGACCGTCATGGCCGCCGTGCTGGCCAGCCTGTCCCTGCCAACCGTGGCCCTGGCCGCTTCCGATATCGTCATCAGCCAGGTATATGGCGGTGGCGGCAACAACGGCGCGCTGTACCGCAACGATTTCATTGAGATTTTCAATCGTGGCAGCAGCCCCGTTAACCTGAGCAACTGGAGCGTGCAATACGGCGCGGCCGGTGGAACGAGCTGGGCCGTGACGGCCTTGCCGGCCATCGATCTGCAGGCTGGCCAGTATTTGTTGGTGCAGCAAGCCAAAGGCACAGGCGGCACGCAGGACTTGCCCACGCCGGACGCCACGGGCACCCTGACCATGTCAGGCACGACGGGTAAAGTATTGCTGAGCAATAGCAAGACGGCACAAGTGGGAGCGGCTCCTACGGGCGCGGCCGTCGTCGACCTGGTCGGCTTCGGCACGGCCAACGGTTTTGAGGGCAGCGTCGCGCCCGCGCCGTCGAATAGCGTGGCTATCTTGCGCGCGAATGGCGGCTGTGTTGACACGGACGACAACGGCGCCGACTTTGCCAGCGGCAGCGTGACGCCGCGCAATACGGCCTCGCCGCTGAATGTTTGTGGCGGCCCCGTGGTGCACAAGATCATCACCAGCTGCCCCGCCAGCCTGGCCTTGGCCGTGGGCAATGGCGGTAACGCCGTGCTGCGCGCCTCCGACGTCGATGGCATCGTGAATGCCGCCATCTTGAGTTCGCCCGCCGTGGCCGGCATCAGCCTGGCCAGTTTCAGCGCTGCCGGCGTGGCTGGCGACAGCGCCAGCGTGAGCCTGCTGGTGGCCGCCGGCGTGCCGGTGGGCAATTACCCCGTCATCGTCAGTTTCAGCAACGACCAGCAGCAGACAGCCTCGTGCAAGGTGGACGTGGCCGTGCAGGGCCTGGCCGCCATCAGCCACACGATTCCGCAAATCCAGGGCAGCGGCGCGGCCAGCCCGTACGCCAATTCCGTGCAGACAAGCGAAGGCGTGGTGACACTGAAAGTGGGCACCGGCTTCTTCATCCAGGATGCGGCCGGCGATGGCGATCCATCGACGTCGGACGGCATCTTCGTCTACACGGGCAATACCGTGACGACGGTGCAGCCGGGCGAGCTGGTGCGTGTGACGGGCACGGTGTTTGAATACACGCCCACGGGTGCGAAAAATTCCTACACGGAATTGAAGGATGTGACTGCCATCCTCACGCAAAGCGCCGGCCACAGCATCGTGCCGACGAATGTGACTTTGCCAAACGATAACTTGGCTGCTGTGGAAGGCATGCTGGTGCGCTTCACGCAGCCGTTGACCGTGTCGCAGAACGCCTACCTGGGCGCGCGCGGCGAATTGACCCTGTCGGCCGGACGGCGCGAAGTGCCGACCAACCGCTACCCAGCCGGATCAAACGAAGCGCAAGCCTTGATCGCGGCCAATGCGAACAACCTGATCGTGCTCGATGATGGCATTTTCGTGACGCCACCCACCATTCCTTACATCGGCCAGGACAACACCGTGCGCAGCGGCGATACGGTGGCCGATCTGACGGGCGTGGTCGACTTTGGTGCCATCGGCGGTGGCGGCGCCGCGTACAAACTGCAGCCGACGCAAGCGCCGCAGTTTTCGCGCGACAACCCGCGTGCGGCCAGCCCGGAATTGCCTGCTGGTAACGTCAAGGTGGCCAGCGCCAATGTGCTCAATTTCTTCACGACCTTTACGAATGGCAGCAACGTCTTTGGCCAGACGGGACAGGGCTGTACTCTGGGCACGTCGACAAGCAAGAGCAATTGCCGCGGTGCCGACAACCTGGCTGAATTCGTGCGCCAGCGCGACAAGATTGTCGCCGAACTCAAAGCCATCGATGCCGACGTGGTGGGCTTGATGGAAATCCAGAACAATGGCGAGACGGCCGTCACCTACCTGGTCGAGCAACTGAATGCGGCCATCGGCGGCATGAGCTACGCCGTGGTGCCGAAACCGGCCGCGACCGGCACGGATGCCATCCGCGTGGCGATGATTTACAAGCCGGCCAAGCTAGGCCTGGTGGGCGGCGCTTTGTCGGATGCCAATGCCATCAACAACCGTCCGCCGATGGCGCAAACCTTCCGCGCCGGCAATGGCGAGAAATTCTCGCTGATCGTCAACCACTTGAAATCGAAGGGCAGCTGCCCTTCGGGCGGGCCGGACGCGGACAACAACGATAGCCAGAGTTGCTGGAACGCCACGCGCGTGCAGCAGGCGCAGCGGCTGGTGGGCAGTTTCGTGCCGCAAGTGGCAGCCGCTGCCGGCGACGCGGACGTGCTGGTCATCGGCGACCTCAATTCGTATGGCGCGGAAGACCCGATCCAGGTCATCACGGGCGCCGGCTTCGTGAATGAACTCGAACGCTTCGTGCGTCCGTCCGGCATGCCGTATTCATATGTGTTTGGCGGCCAGAGCGGCTACCTCGACCATGCGCTGGCCAGTGCCGCGCTGAGCCCGCAAGTGGCCGGCGTGGCCGAATGGCATGTCAATGCCGACGAGCCGGAAGTGATCGACTACAACATCGATGCCGCCAAGCCGCAAGACTTGTACAGCGCCTTGCCGTACCGCGCCTCGGACCACGACCCCGTCGTCGTCAGCCTGGACTTGCAGCCGGCCTACCGCGACATCACGGCCGCCGTGAGGCAAGCCAGCTCGGGCCTGACGGTCAACCGCGCCACGCAAAAATACACGGGGACGTTCTCGTTCACCAACACGGGTACCAGCACCTTGAACGGCCCGTTCCAGGTGGTGTTCGGCGGCTTGCCTGCCGGCGTGACCCTGGCCAACGCCACTGGCAGCCATGCGGGCGCGGCTTTCGTCAGCGTCAACGCGGCCAGCCTGGCGCCGGGTGCGACGGCTTCGTTTGCCGTCAGTTTCAGCAATCCGTCGAAAGTGACGATCAATTACTCAGCCAGCATCTACGCCGGCAACTTCTAA
- a CDS encoding S8 family peptidase, which translates to MTFRPTLRPISLAVLSLFASLSLQAHADDLRRPYIVQLTDKPIASYTGSVDGLDATQPAAGSRLDLASTQVQLYGDYLEQKQARVQALVAAAPVQYQYKIVLNGFSALLTDAEVRQLQASSEVANIAPDEPRALQTNYTPTFLGLDQPGGLWSQLGGKQHAGENIIIGIVDGGVWPENLSYADRVDANGAPTFDPNAALAYGAAPAAWKGSCQAGEGFTQDHCNNKLLGAQYFNAVRLTETDKIQHWSEFTSPRDSIGDPNGEGGHGTHTSSTAGGNAGVPVTVNGTPLGAISGVAPRARLSVYKVCWSYNLATQPTGAKNGCYGGDSVAAIEKAVQDGVHVINYSISGGGTVNDPVEQAFLHASNAGVFVAASAGNAGPANTVAHVSPWITTVAASTHNRANQATVTLGNGAKYMGASLNYNPLPATTLIRAQDAGLPGADAQKLALCYRAGDNGGVALLDPAKVAGKVVSCLRGTTARTDKGIAVLEAGGAGMVLVDTGIGLVSDPHVLPAVHVSAADGALINAQAQTGAATAAISRFVTNGNGPAAPVVADFSSRGPNLYDANLLKPDVTAPGVDILAGGTPALSRAQRDAVQDGNLVPAQAYIFLQGTSMASPHVAGLAALLRQQHPDWSPAAIKSALMTTGSTTLPDVQAGDARGILPWGQGAGHVTPNKATDPGLVYDASLADYKKYMCGVGMTAECAGGTIAGYNLNVPSITIGNVLGTQTVTRRVTNVGSSSATYTASASVSGYSVAVAPATLALAPGETKSFTVTLTRTTAPDNAWQYGALVWSDGVHTVRSPVTARSGRAVQSPALLRADKVSGLRSLTLSTGFAGKVGAATGGLKEVARSEQTISQAAQGSVDTLAQMAAACKAGGSGVRVVNVSIPANTVVARFEIFDRDTTEGTGNDLDLLLLNSAGATVATSTNGGSNEAITVTTPAAGSYKVCAIGYEVANGVSTSFGLSSAVVTTADKGGNLKATLPTKVYVGGSATAGVSWSGLETGKRYLGGVVFLDGNNAAASTTVLSVETNNPLPLAVPSQRNVRADAKL; encoded by the coding sequence ATGACATTCCGCCCCACCTTGCGTCCCATTTCGCTCGCCGTGCTGAGCCTGTTTGCCAGCCTCAGCTTGCAGGCCCACGCCGACGACCTGCGCCGCCCCTACATCGTGCAGCTGACCGACAAACCCATCGCTTCCTACACCGGTTCGGTGGATGGCCTCGATGCCACCCAGCCTGCCGCCGGCAGCCGCCTCGACCTGGCAAGCACGCAAGTGCAGCTGTACGGCGACTACCTTGAACAGAAACAGGCCCGGGTACAAGCCCTCGTCGCCGCCGCACCCGTGCAATACCAGTACAAGATCGTCCTCAACGGTTTTTCCGCCCTGCTGACCGACGCCGAAGTGCGCCAGCTGCAAGCGAGCAGCGAAGTAGCCAACATCGCCCCCGACGAACCGCGCGCCCTGCAAACGAACTACACGCCCACCTTCCTGGGCCTGGATCAGCCGGGCGGCCTGTGGAGCCAGCTGGGCGGCAAGCAGCATGCGGGCGAAAACATCATCATCGGTATCGTCGATGGCGGCGTGTGGCCGGAAAACCTGTCGTATGCGGACAGGGTCGACGCCAACGGCGCCCCGACCTTCGACCCGAACGCCGCCCTGGCATACGGCGCCGCGCCGGCCGCCTGGAAAGGCAGCTGTCAGGCCGGCGAAGGCTTTACGCAAGACCACTGCAACAACAAGCTGCTCGGCGCGCAATACTTCAACGCCGTACGCCTGACCGAGACGGACAAGATCCAGCACTGGAGCGAATTCACCTCGCCGCGCGATTCCATCGGCGACCCGAATGGCGAAGGCGGCCACGGCACGCATACCTCGTCCACTGCGGGCGGCAATGCGGGCGTGCCCGTCACCGTGAACGGAACGCCGCTGGGCGCCATTTCCGGCGTGGCGCCGCGCGCCCGCCTGTCCGTCTACAAGGTGTGCTGGTCCTACAATCTGGCCACCCAGCCGACCGGCGCGAAGAACGGCTGCTACGGTGGCGACAGCGTGGCGGCGATCGAAAAAGCCGTGCAGGATGGCGTCCACGTGATCAACTACTCCATCAGCGGTGGCGGCACCGTCAACGATCCCGTCGAGCAAGCCTTCCTGCATGCGTCGAATGCCGGCGTCTTCGTTGCCGCTTCGGCCGGCAATGCGGGTCCTGCCAATACCGTGGCCCACGTCAGCCCATGGATCACCACGGTGGCCGCCTCGACGCACAACCGCGCCAACCAGGCTACCGTGACCTTGGGCAATGGTGCCAAGTACATGGGCGCCTCGCTCAACTACAACCCGCTGCCAGCCACCACCCTGATCCGCGCACAAGACGCGGGCTTGCCCGGCGCCGATGCGCAGAAACTGGCCCTGTGCTACCGCGCTGGCGACAACGGCGGCGTGGCCCTGCTGGATCCGGCCAAGGTTGCAGGCAAGGTCGTCAGCTGCCTGCGCGGCACCACGGCGCGCACCGACAAGGGCATCGCCGTGCTGGAAGCCGGTGGCGCAGGCATGGTGCTGGTCGACACGGGCATAGGCTTGGTATCCGACCCGCACGTGCTGCCCGCCGTGCATGTGAGCGCCGCCGACGGCGCGCTGATCAACGCTCAGGCACAAACGGGCGCGGCCACGGCCGCCATCTCGCGCTTCGTCACCAACGGCAACGGCCCCGCCGCACCCGTGGTGGCCGACTTCTCGTCGCGCGGCCCGAACCTGTACGACGCCAACCTGCTCAAGCCGGACGTCACCGCGCCTGGCGTGGACATCCTGGCCGGCGGCACACCCGCCCTGTCGCGCGCCCAGCGCGACGCCGTGCAAGATGGCAACCTGGTGCCGGCGCAAGCCTACATCTTCCTGCAAGGTACCTCGATGGCCAGCCCGCACGTGGCCGGCCTGGCCGCCCTGCTGCGCCAGCAGCATCCGGATTGGAGTCCGGCCGCCATCAAATCGGCCCTGATGACGACCGGCAGCACCACCTTGCCCGACGTTCAGGCAGGCGACGCGCGCGGCATCCTGCCATGGGGCCAGGGCGCCGGCCACGTGACGCCGAACAAGGCGACCGATCCCGGCCTCGTGTATGACGCCAGCCTGGCTGACTACAAGAAATACATGTGCGGCGTTGGCATGACGGCCGAATGCGCGGGCGGTACCATTGCCGGCTACAACCTGAACGTGCCGTCGATCACCATCGGTAACGTGCTGGGCACGCAAACGGTGACGCGCCGCGTCACCAATGTGGGCAGCAGCAGCGCCACCTACACGGCAAGCGCCTCGGTCAGCGGCTACAGCGTGGCAGTGGCGCCCGCCACCCTGGCGCTCGCGCCCGGCGAAACCAAGTCCTTCACCGTGACCCTGACGCGCACCACGGCGCCGGACAATGCCTGGCAGTATGGCGCCCTCGTGTGGAGCGACGGCGTGCACACGGTGCGCAGCCCCGTTACGGCACGCTCGGGCCGCGCGGTGCAATCGCCGGCATTGCTGCGGGCCGACAAGGTCAGCGGCTTGCGTTCGCTGACCCTGTCCACCGGCTTTGCCGGCAAGGTCGGCGCGGCGACGGGCGGCCTGAAGGAAGTGGCGCGCAGCGAGCAAACCATCAGCCAGGCAGCACAGGGCAGCGTCGACACGCTGGCGCAGATGGCTGCCGCGTGCAAGGCGGGCGGCAGCGGCGTGCGCGTCGTCAATGTCAGCATTCCCGCCAACACTGTCGTGGCGCGCTTCGAAATCTTCGACCGCGACACGACTGAAGGCACGGGCAACGACCTCGACCTGCTGCTGCTCAACAGCGCCGGCGCGACCGTCGCCACCTCGACCAACGGCGGCTCGAACGAGGCCATCACCGTCACCACCCCCGCGGCAGGCAGCTACAAGGTGTGCGCGATCGGCTATGAAGTGGCAAATGGCGTGTCGACAAGCTTCGGCCTGTCGTCGGCCGTCGTCACGACAGCCGACAAGGGCGGCAACCTGAAAGCCACCCTGCCCACCAAGGTGTATGTGGGCGGTAGCGCCACGGCTGGCGTCAGCTGGTCTGGACTGGAAACGGGCAAACGCTACCTGGGCGGTGTAGTATTCCTCGATGGCAACAACGCGGCAGCGTCCACCACCGTGCTGTCGGTGGAGACCAACAACCCGCTGCCGCTGGCCGTCCCCAGCCAGCGCAACGTGAGAGCGGACGCCAAGCTGTAA
- a CDS encoding TIGR03790 family protein produces the protein MHKSLFFSLALAAGIARADAPSMPPGLNAQQLAVVVNDAEPNSIAVGEYYRQAHGIPSANVVHVSIPNRPRKLSVDQFAQLKERIDAQLKPHIQAVLMVWSAPYAVECNSITSAYTMGYDAGQCAKTCDAGKPSSYFNSNVPQPFTQMGMRLSMLLPIDFVEEAKAVVDRGTVSGFSVPAASAYYLTTSENARNSRAAFFPPAGIVRQRKLTVKNLKVDVLDGAQDIMVYQTGMAKVAKLDTLRFLPGALADHLTSFGGDLQGTAQMSSQRWLEAGATASYGTVSEPCNYWQKFPNSTVLLRRYLTGMTALEAYWGSVAWPAQGLFIGDPLAAPYAAFRR, from the coding sequence TTGCATAAATCTCTCTTCTTTTCGCTGGCGCTGGCCGCCGGCATCGCACGTGCCGACGCGCCATCCATGCCGCCAGGATTGAATGCGCAGCAATTGGCTGTCGTGGTCAATGACGCCGAGCCGAACAGCATCGCGGTGGGAGAATATTACCGCCAGGCGCATGGCATTCCTTCTGCAAACGTGGTGCACGTGAGTATCCCGAATCGCCCGCGCAAGCTCAGCGTGGATCAGTTCGCGCAGTTGAAAGAACGTATCGATGCGCAATTGAAGCCCCATATCCAGGCCGTGCTGATGGTGTGGAGTGCGCCGTATGCTGTCGAATGCAACTCCATCACTTCCGCCTATACCATGGGCTATGATGCGGGGCAATGCGCGAAGACGTGCGATGCGGGCAAGCCCAGCAGCTATTTCAACAGCAATGTGCCGCAACCATTCACGCAGATGGGCATGCGCCTGTCCATGCTGCTGCCCATCGATTTTGTGGAAGAGGCCAAGGCCGTGGTGGATCGCGGGACGGTCAGCGGTTTTTCTGTGCCCGCCGCCAGCGCGTATTATCTGACCACCAGCGAAAATGCGCGCAACAGTCGTGCCGCCTTTTTTCCGCCTGCCGGGATCGTGCGCCAGCGCAAGCTGACGGTTAAGAACCTGAAGGTCGATGTGCTCGATGGTGCCCAGGACATCATGGTGTACCAGACGGGCATGGCGAAGGTCGCAAAGCTCGACACCTTGCGCTTCCTGCCTGGCGCCCTCGCAGATCACCTGACTTCGTTCGGTGGCGATCTGCAGGGGACCGCGCAAATGAGCAGCCAGCGCTGGCTGGAGGCAGGGGCCACGGCCAGCTATGGTACTGTCAGCGAGCCCTGTAATTACTGGCAAAAGTTTCCCAATTCGACAGTGCTGCTACGTCGCTACCTGACGGGCATGACGGCGCTGGAGGCGTACTGGGGGAGTGTGGCGTGGCCGGCGCAGGGATTGTTCATCGGTGATCCGCTGGCAGCCCCGTATGCAGCGTTCCGGCGATGA
- a CDS encoding LuxR C-terminal-related transcriptional regulator: MMLLTGREQEYLLHAILSAHGIAVPGDFFLWSQGPLQMLLPHDLLMCAQLDADGAVLRSEAWHSAAPDHAQLRERQGQLAYLALAWRAGGQKAGVIDGVLVHGSVGDAGGSFFALFAMGATDALRQAYALELLLPYLHLYWLALPGSQRARMTGTAGMRAASARELEVLHWVREGKSNNEVGQILGISGATVKSHLQRIYKLLQVSNRMQAVSRSVALRLLSH, encoded by the coding sequence ATGATGCTGCTGACGGGGCGGGAGCAGGAATACCTGCTGCACGCCATCCTCAGCGCGCATGGCATCGCCGTGCCCGGCGATTTCTTTCTGTGGAGCCAGGGGCCGCTGCAAATGCTGTTGCCGCACGACTTATTAATGTGCGCGCAACTGGACGCCGACGGTGCCGTGTTGCGCAGCGAAGCCTGGCATAGCGCCGCGCCCGATCACGCGCAGCTGCGCGAGCGTCAGGGGCAGCTGGCATACCTTGCGCTGGCCTGGCGTGCCGGTGGCCAGAAGGCAGGTGTCATCGACGGCGTGCTGGTGCACGGCAGCGTGGGCGACGCCGGCGGCAGCTTTTTTGCCCTGTTTGCGATGGGGGCGACGGATGCGCTGCGCCAGGCGTATGCGCTGGAATTGCTGCTGCCATATCTGCACCTGTACTGGCTGGCGTTGCCTGGCAGCCAGCGTGCGCGCATGACCGGCACGGCTGGCATGCGCGCGGCCAGTGCGCGCGAGCTGGAAGTACTGCATTGGGTGCGCGAAGGGAAAAGCAATAACGAGGTCGGGCAAATTCTCGGCATTAGCGGCGCCACCGTGAAAAGCCATTTGCAGCGCATCTATAAATTACTGCAGGTGAGCAACCGCATGCAAGCCGTGTCGCGCAGCGTCGCGCTGCGACTGCTCAGCCATTAG